The following proteins are encoded in a genomic region of Triticum dicoccoides isolate Atlit2015 ecotype Zavitan chromosome 1B, WEW_v2.0, whole genome shotgun sequence:
- the LOC119348666 gene encoding exocyst complex component EXO70B1-like: protein MAEDGEEKLLATVQHIVQTLGSSDTMTEDILKVFSNYDGRLSLDKIYAARGAVAAAAGGGGGGGGGERSMPASPPLPPPPAAAVPGSSARPPVTSMERTVRTLDRQISQFVTMDRLIWSDSGDADAFLEAVDDLIGTVQELDAAGTNRMLLDRADELLSRCMARLEDEFRALIERPDDAAPSAPGGFASDGSDDEEFYGGADGYGDEPIPIAKPVTDYDVVIDALSPGSIANVHQISRRMVDAGFGRECAEAYAAARRGFVDESVARLGVRPRTAEEVHASPWEELEFDIARWIPAFNMVFRILIPSERRLCDRVFDGLAPFGDLAFIAAVRTQALQLISFGDAISSSSRSPERLFRVVDMYEAVRDILPDLDPVFSDPYSAALRAEVSAVCNTLGSSIKGIFMELENLIRRDPARVATPGGGIHPITRYVMNYLRAACGSRQTLEEVMEGDLGAGGRASAAVDPDRPTSSLAVHIAWIMDVLHKNLDTKSKIYRDPSLACIFLMNNGKYIIQKVNDSELGVLLGDDWIKQLSTRVRRWSMDYQRSTWGKVTTVLQIGGSGVGALPTKAMLQKLRMFNTYFEEIYAVQSEWVVADDQLRMDVRAAVEDSVMPAYAALIARLKSAPETGRDLYIKYTPEDVEAHIQHLFEGAAK from the coding sequence ATGGCGGAGGACGGCGAGGAGAAGCTGCTCGCCACGGTCCAGCACATCGTGCAGACGCTCGGCAGCAGCGACACCATGACGGAGGACATCCTCAAGGTCTTCTCCAACTACGACGGCCGCCTCTCGCTCGACAAGATCTACGCCGCGCGCGGCGCCGTGGCcgccgcggcgggcggcggcgggggaggaggcgGAGGGGAGCGCTCGATGCCGGCGTCGCCGCCgctgcccccgccgcccgcggccgccgTGCCGGGCTCCTCCGCGAGGCCGCCCGTCACGTCCATGGAGCGGACCGTGCGCACGCTCGACCGCCAGATCTCGCAGTTCGTCACCATGGACAGGCTGATCTGGTCCGACTCGGGCGACGCCGACGCCTTCCTCGAGGCCGTCGACGACCTCATCGGCACCGTGCAGGAGCTGGACGCCGCAGGGACCAACCGCATGCTGCTCGACCGCGCCGACGAGCTGCTCAGCCGGTGCATGGCGCGGCTGGAGGATGAGTTCCGGGCCCTAATCGAGCGCCCCGACGACGCGGCCCCCTCGGCGCCCGGCGGGTTCGCGTCcgacggcagcgacgacgaggagttCTACGGCGGCGCCGACGGCTACGGCGACGAGCCCATCCCGATCGCCAAGCCCGTCACCGACTACGACGTCGTCATCGacgcgctctcgccgggctcgattGCCAACGTGCACCAGATCTCGCGCCGGATGGTGGACGCCGGCTTCGGCCGGGAGTGCGCCGAGGCCTATGCCGCCGCGCGCCGGGGCTTCGTCGACGAGAGCGTTGCGCGTCTCGGCGTCCGACCGCGCACCGCCGAAGAGGTCCACGCCTCCCCCTGGGAGGAGCTGGAGTTCGACATCGCCCGCTGGATCCCAGCCTTCAACATGGTCTTCCGCATTCTGATTCCCAGCGAGCGCCGCCTATGCGACCGTGTCTTCGACGGTCTCGCCCCCTTCGGCGACCTCGCCTTTATTGCTGCTGTGCGCACTCAGGCGCTGCAGCTCATATCATTCGGCGACGCCATTTCTTCCTCCAGCCGCTCGCCGGAGCGCCTCTTCCGTGTGGTGGACATGTATGAGGCTGTGCGGGACATCCTCCCGGACCTTGACCCTGTGTTCTCCGACCCTTACTCCGCGGCACTCCGCGCAGAGGTCTCTGCAGTGTGCAACACCCTTGGTTCCTCAATCAAAGGTATATTCATGGAATTGGAAAATCTCATCCGCCGGGACCCTGCCCGGGTTGCCACACCTGGTGGTGGTATACACCCCATCACTCGGTATGTCATGAACTATCTCCGTGCTGCATGCGGTTCGCGACAGACATTGGAAGAGGTGATGGAAGGCGACCTTGGTGCTGGTGGTAGAGCTTCTGCTGCCGTGGACCCTGACCGCCCCACGTCTTCACTTGCTGTGCACATCGCATGGATCATGGACGTTCTGCACAAGAATTTGGATACAAAATCTAAGATTTACCGAGATCCGTCACTGGCTTGCATCTTCTTGATGAACAATGGCAAGTACATTATCCAGAAAGTGAATGACAGCGAGCTAGGTGTTCTACTCGGCGATGACTGGATCAAGCAGTTGTCAACTAGAGTGCGTCGCTGGAGCATGGATTATCAGCGTTCAACATGGGGCAAGGTTACAACTGTGCTGCAGATTGGTGGTTCAGGCGTTGGTGCACTCCCAACCAAGGCAATGCTGCAGAAATTGCGGATGTTTAATACCTACTTTGAGGAGATCTACGCAGTACAATCAGAATGGGTGGTAGCCGATGATCAGTTGCGAATGGACGTTAGGGCAGCAGTGGAGGATTCAGTGATGCCAGCATATGCGGCTTTGATTGCCAGGTTAAAATCAGCTCCTGAAACCGGGCGTGACTTGTACATCAAGTACACCCCAGAAGATGTCGAAGCACATATCCAGCACTTGTTTGAAggagcagcaaagtga